AAGGACAACAAGCAATATGCTCAATACCTACAGACCAAGGCTAAGTATGAGAAGATGGGGGTAACCTTTATTGAGAGCCATCCTTGTATTGAGATATGGTTTCTGTACCATCTGATGGAAAAATTCGGTCATACCAGTTATCAGGTGTACGAGGACGTTCTCACTCCACTCAGGAAGGTACTTATAGGGTATGAAAAGACGGAACGATATTATCGTTCAAACAGGACTTTCGCCAAGGAAATCATGTTGAGTCAGGATAATCGTAACCGTGCTATTGCCAACTCTATCAAAGCCTGTAAATATGAGCCCGTTGAGGGAGAGGTACACAACTACACCAAAGTTCATGAGGTAGTACGTTTATTCAGAATGCTCCAGAGTGTAAATAATCTCCGAGTTGCAATCTCAGAGTTTACGCGAATACCGGTCTCATTGAAGCCCACACTGGATGCCAACGGCACAATGCATGTTACCACCAATGTTAATGGGGAGCAACAGCCATTGTGCTTACTTAAATACGATGGCTTGCAGTTAAGGTGCATAGTCACCTCCACAGGAGAGGCCTACGATTTAGACGATTCGACTATGATTGACTATCGTCATCGTCTAATTGAGGTTTTATCAACGACAATAAATAGTACCAACGAATAATGTTAAAAGGCAGATAATCACTTACGACTCCCTGCCTTTTTCTGTCCCGGTTTACCGGCTAACTACAAAAACTCTATGAGACCCTGCTGTTCCTTCTTCTCGATACGACGAGAACGATGGAACGACATCGTAGCATTCAGTATTAATACAATTTCAAGATTCCCTGGTTCCATTATATCCTCATCGAGGAACTGGTCCTCCATGATATAATCGAGAATCGACCCGTCCAACACGTCACTAATGGGAATAACCGTTTCGATTACGAAGAACTCACGATTGTCATCATCGAGATCAAGGAAACTGATATGCATGGTACACATATCAAC
The sequence above is a segment of the Prevotella sp. E9-3 genome. Coding sequences within it:
- a CDS encoding RloB family protein, whose translation is MGRLELRYTVKIFSEGITEWHYFDTLRAIKRFNFTMEPAIPQNGKSSYKQNLKLIDCELKKNPQERADAIFLVIDTDTITKDNKQYAQYLQTKAKYEKMGVTFIESHPCIEIWFLYHLMEKFGHTSYQVYEDVLTPLRKVLIGYEKTERYYRSNRTFAKEIMLSQDNRNRAIANSIKACKYEPVEGEVHNYTKVHEVVRLFRMLQSVNNLRVAISEFTRIPVSLKPTLDANGTMHVTTNVNGEQQPLCLLKYDGLQLRCIVTSTGEAYDLDDSTMIDYRHRLIEVLSTTINSTNE